Proteins from a genomic interval of Papaver somniferum cultivar HN1 chromosome 4, ASM357369v1, whole genome shotgun sequence:
- the LOC113272431 gene encoding uncharacterized protein LOC113272431 — protein sequence MDARYLLGRNVLSMNTKAKDGDSWIWKGILEGISNIQQHCSWRIGNGRRIQICKDVWLPNSTAKLQKPHRCPHYIYKLEALIIPDGNWDEAQISNIFIREEAAVILTVQTHPNEEDRMIWNINNIGVFSVKDLYQAKIDHLYRNDTPAGYWETIWNMEVAPVIKIFIWKCAHGILPTNAKTANILHYINPLCTVCNSGEEETMSHMFLNYTTTASVWQEILGTSHTLFDNNTIFIEWMNSWFQLGNTDCSIFATTCWYICKARCDFIFKQIQTYVGVITFRIRQYLCNHNRIHAVPNHILNNFPLLPEEAENTHAHYTWNAETGFGKHISICTIQDPENFVCYTSLTMTDFAGNIIGTRGHPGHYGEWGVTGGADLAFQWAKEMQHTNIAISAESMDILYRFKLLYNEASQGRFHLKYYEAGQSQEDTSTNMAINPISFVLLNLGIITRSQNMEAFNLAFFARTTLAD from the coding sequence ATGGATGCCAGATATCTTCTAGGCAGAAATGTTCTCAGCATGAACACTAAAGCCAAGGATGGGGACtcctggatatggaaaggaatcCTAGAAGGTATAAGCAACATACAACAACACTGCTCCTGGAGGATTGGAAATGGCAGAAGGATCCAAATTTGCAAAGACGTATGGTTACCAAACTCCACAGCAAAACTTCAAAAACCCCATCGCTGCCCTCATTATATATATAAGTTAGAAGCCTTGATTATTCCAGATGGAAATTGGGATGAAGCTCAAATTTCTAACATTTTCATCAGGGAGGAAGCTGCAGTTATTCTTACTGTACAGACACACCCAAATGAAGAAGACAGAATGATTTGGAACATCAACAACATAGGAGTTTTTTCTGTCAAGGACCTTTACCAGGCAAAAATTGATCACCTCTACAGAAATGACACCCCAGCTGGCTATTGGGAAACCATTTGGAACATGGAGGTGGCTCCAGTAATCAAAATCTTTATTTGGAAATGTGCACATGGAATTCTTCCCACAAATGCCAAGACAGCTAACATACTTCATTACATCAATCCATTATGCACTGTCTGCAATAGTGGAGAAGAAGAAACCATGTCTCACATGTTCCTAAATTACACTACTACTGCTTCAGTTTGGCAGGAAATTCTTGGCACCTCCCATACTCtctttgataacaatactatCTTCATTGAGTGGATGAACTCCTGGTTTCAACTAGGAAACACTGATTGCAGCATCTTTGCCACCACATGTTGGTACATTTGTAAAGCTAGATGTGATTTTATATTTAAACAAATCCAGACTTACGTGGGAGTAATCACCTTCAGAATAAGGCAGTATTTGTGCAACCATAATAGAATTCATGCAGTGCCAAATCATATCTTGAACAACTTCCCTCTCTTACCAGAGGAAGCTGAAAATACTCATGCACATTACACCTGGAATGCAGAAACAGGATTTGGGAAACATATCAGTATCTGTACTATTCAAGATCCTGAGAACTTTGTTTGTTACACTTCCTTAACTATGAcagattttgcaggaaacatcATTGGCACTAGAGGACATCCAGGACACTATGGAGAATGGGGAGTCACAGGAGGCGCCGACCTAGCTTTCCAGTGGGCCAAAGAGATGCAACACACAAACATTGCAATATCTGCTGAATCAATGGACATTCTATATCGTTTCAAACTACTCTACAATGAAGCTTCTCAAGGAAGATTTCATCTCAAATACTATGAAGCGGGACAAAGTCAAGAAGACACTAGTACAAATATGGCCATAAATCCCATATCCTTTGTTTTATTAAATCTTGGTATTATTACTCGTAGTCAAAACATGGAGGCGTTTAACTTAGCCTTCTTTGCAAGAACAACGTTGGCAGACTGA